In the Stakelama saccharophila genome, CCGCTCCGGCACGGTGCCGCTCAGCATGCTGCTTCGGCCGAGCTTCGAGGATATGTCGGCGGAACAGCATGCTATCGGATATTCCCGTGCGTGGCTGCTCACGCACTTTCTGCTCACGCAGCCGGACCAGCGAGGACAACTGGTCGCGTACCTCAAAGCGATCAACACCGGCAAATCCGCTGAGGAAGCGGCCAAGGCACTCGACGGCATCAGCGACATGCGTCTCAATCACTACATCCAACGTAGAGCACTACCCGCCATCACGGTGGATGCGGATAAGCTCGCCGTGGGCGCCATCGAGTTGCGCAAGCTCGAACCGGGAGAAGCGGCAATAATGCCGGCGCGTATCGCGTCTTCGGCCGGGGTTAACGAGGAAACCGCCCCGGCGGTCGAGAAGCTCGCCAGAAGCATCGCCGCATCCTATCCCGAATCTTCGGCTGTGCAGCGTGAACTCGCCGAGGCCGCGTTCGACGCCGAGGACTTCAAGGCCTCCGAAGCAGCAGCCCAGCGCGCACTCGCAGCGAATGCCGAAAATGTCGATGCGCTGCTGTATCGCGGAATGGCAGCCATGGCGGTAGCGTGGAACAATAATGGTACCGATGCAAAACGCTGGGAAGAGATTCGCCAGTGGTTCCTGAAAGCAAACAAGCTCGACACGGAAAATCCGCGCGCATTGCAGCTCTTCTACGAAAGCTTCGAGGCGGCGAAGCAGGAGCCTACAAAGAACGCGAAAAGTGCATTGCTTTACGCCTATGCGCTGGCACCCTACAGCATGGATCTGCGACTAATGGCAGCGAAAGTCCTGCTCGAAATGGGCGAAGGTAAAGCGGCGCAAACAGCGCTGAAGCCGGTGGCTTACAGTCCGCACGCCTCACCTGTCGTAGACATCGCACAGGCTGCCCTGAAAGAGCTCAGCAGCGCGGGTCCCGATGCCGCGGCGGATCTTCTTCAAAAGAAGGAGAATGCATTGAGGAAGCAGGCAGCGGAGCAGGATTCTGAAATGAGTTCCTGAACGACCCGAAGGCGCAAACAGGCGTGCGACAAGCGCACGCTTGATTCACCCTCCCCTTGAACCGCGCCGATATTTCCCCGAAACAGCGGGCGAGCGGGATGGGGAGTTCTACGCACGTGATTCGGCGGTTGCTGCTGATGGTCTGGCTGGCGTTCGCGCTGGCGGCACCGGCGCGGGCGGACGATATCTCGGCGGCGGCGCGCGGCGTCGTGCGCGTCGTCATCACCGCCTCGATCAACGGCGACGAGATCGGCCGCGGGCATGGCAGCGGCTTCGCGGTCGCGCCCAATACGATCGTCACCAACGCCCATGTCGTCGAACTCGCCCAGCGCTTCCCCTCGCTCGTCAGTATCGATGTCGTGCCGGAAACCGGCGAAGAGCATTATCGCGGCGAACTGATCGCGTTCGACGTCGATCGCGACCTCGCGCTCATCCGCTTCGACGGACCGCCGCTGCCGCCGCTGACGCTGTACGGCAAGCCGCTGCCCGACGGCTATCCGCTGGTCTCGCTCGGCTATCCCGGCAATATCGACGAGGCGACGTACAATTCGCTGGCGCAACTGCTGATGCCGACGGAACCGGCGCGATCGACCGGCATCCTGTCGAGCCACCGCAGCCAGCGCGGGCTCGACACGCTGGAGCATACCGCACAGATCGCGCGCGGCAATTCGGGCGGGCCGCTTCTGGACAATTGCGGCCGCGTCGTCGGCGTCAACCGCGCGGTGACGACGGCGCAGGAGGGCGATGGCAGCTTCGTCATCTCGCTCGCCGAGAACGAATTGATCACGTTCCT is a window encoding:
- a CDS encoding DUF1570 domain-containing protein; translation: MFRWLICAVALSLPMAAHADWIEASSKHFRVYANDDKSDIRHFTKKLEIYDKAMRELWGVPDGKIPATQRLTIYVVSDVASVQQLLPGRSAAGFYEARASGPVAFVPADSGDVLTAAEVLRHEYAHQFMYSNWANSSFPTWFSEGFAEFNATADFRSDGSITFGARPDYRDYGMLRSGTVPLSMLLRPSFEDMSAEQHAIGYSRAWLLTHFLLTQPDQRGQLVAYLKAINTGKSAEEAAKALDGISDMRLNHYIQRRALPAITVDADKLAVGAIELRKLEPGEAAIMPARIASSAGVNEETAPAVEKLARSIAASYPESSAVQRELAEAAFDAEDFKASEAAAQRALAANAENVDALLYRGMAAMAVAWNNNGTDAKRWEEIRQWFLKANKLDTENPRALQLFYESFEAAKQEPTKNAKSALLYAYALAPYSMDLRLMAAKVLLEMGEGKAAQTALKPVAYSPHASPVVDIAQAALKELSSAGPDAAADLLQKKENALRKQAAEQDSEMSS